In Salinibacterium sp. ZJ70, one DNA window encodes the following:
- a CDS encoding DUF58 domain-containing protein: MTSRAARGGRETTAPADTAGLANTRARLVGARTGVLADAVVGVVRIAKAIARGARIAGDRLSSVITPLGWSVLVLIPVGLTAGYLLGWVELVAAGWACVALAIVAVLVLAGRAPFEMHLDLARRRAVVGEPAHGTIEVHNASTRRALAGVLEIPVGEEVVELIVPGVKRSTTTTIDFDIPTRRRGIVSVGPVRTVRADPLGLVRRELEWTERMELVVHPHTVSVPSTSTGLIRDLEGSPTRDLTSSDVAFHALREYQSGDDRRHIHWKSTAKTGTYMVRQFEQTRRSHLVVGLSLSTADFASEEEFELAVSVAGSLGVRAVRDGRTVSVVVSAITPEFAKRRVLAVRRLAVHLPERLLDELAVVDATPTALPLRDVARLVADEIPGLSVVFLIGGSGTRSQDLQACAARFPVDVEVVAVVCDLEAEPGMRRVGGLRVLTIGYLDELRSALARSAAIA, encoded by the coding sequence GTGACGAGTCGCGCCGCCCGCGGAGGGCGTGAGACGACCGCCCCCGCCGACACAGCCGGGCTCGCGAATACGCGAGCCCGGCTCGTCGGCGCGCGAACCGGGGTGCTCGCCGACGCGGTCGTGGGAGTGGTGCGGATCGCGAAGGCGATCGCGCGTGGAGCGAGGATCGCGGGCGACCGGCTGAGCTCGGTGATCACTCCGCTCGGCTGGTCGGTGCTCGTCCTCATCCCGGTCGGTCTCACCGCGGGATACCTGCTGGGCTGGGTCGAGCTGGTCGCTGCCGGGTGGGCATGCGTCGCCCTCGCGATCGTCGCGGTGCTCGTGCTTGCGGGGCGCGCGCCGTTCGAGATGCACCTCGACCTCGCCCGTCGACGCGCGGTCGTCGGGGAACCGGCGCACGGGACGATCGAGGTGCACAACGCGAGCACCAGGCGCGCCCTCGCCGGGGTGCTCGAGATCCCCGTCGGCGAGGAGGTCGTCGAGCTCATCGTCCCGGGCGTGAAGCGGTCCACGACGACGACGATCGATTTCGACATCCCTACGCGCCGTCGCGGCATCGTCTCGGTCGGGCCGGTGCGCACCGTTCGCGCCGACCCTCTCGGCCTGGTACGCCGAGAGCTGGAGTGGACCGAGCGCATGGAGCTCGTCGTGCACCCCCACACGGTGAGCGTCCCGTCCACGAGCACGGGCCTCATCCGCGACCTCGAGGGCTCGCCCACACGCGACCTCACATCCAGCGACGTCGCCTTCCACGCCCTGCGCGAATACCAGTCCGGCGACGACAGGCGCCACATCCACTGGAAGTCGACCGCCAAGACGGGCACCTACATGGTGCGGCAGTTCGAGCAGACCCGACGCAGTCACCTGGTCGTGGGTCTCAGCCTCTCCACCGCCGACTTCGCGAGCGAAGAGGAGTTCGAGCTCGCCGTGAGCGTCGCCGGTTCGCTCGGGGTGCGCGCCGTGCGCGACGGGCGAACCGTCTCCGTCGTCGTCTCGGCGATCACCCCCGAGTTCGCGAAGCGGCGTGTGCTCGCCGTGCGGCGTCTGGCCGTGCACCTGCCGGAGCGCCTGCTCGATGAGCTCGCCGTCGTCGATGCCACGCCCACCGCACTCCCGCTTCGTGACGTCGCGCGACTCGTCGCCGATGAGATTCCCGGGCTCTCGGTCGTCTTCCTCATCGGCGGATCCGGCACCAGATCGCAGGACCTGCAGGCATGTGCGGCGCGATTCCCCGTCGACGTGGAGGTCGTCGCGGTCGTGTGCGATCTCGAAGCCGAACCGGGGATGCGTCGGGTCGGCGGCCTGCGGGTGCTCACCATCGGATACCTGGACGAACTGCGTTCGGCCCTGGCCCGATCGGCGGCGATCGCATGA
- a CDS encoding transglutaminase domain-containing protein, which translates to MSGPDETRGAARGGSLADVFQLWLTMGIASMALWPIYRSPQFLVLAAVAIVLGTLIAALSARMRWPGWVSIIVTTAVFALVGVPLAVPDKAVGGVLPSPDGLADLFAGVALGWKQLLTITLPVGDYQALLVPALVLLLGGTVVAGTIAFRARLGEFAAVIPAVVFVVGIAFGPSDAPLPPVVGVAMLIVCVAWGSWRRWRRRREVTRRFARDAASGPLRFGVEARTLVAAVAILAVTATGAVAAVAALPPHRERDVLRNAVAQPFDPRDYASPLAEFRRYLRDDRVDEVMLRVEGLPSGARMRIATLDSFDGVVYAVGSATVDSASGTFVRLPSAVPRPELSGQRVELDIAVDAYTGVWVPTVGDLVSVTFTGPRAVALDDGLAVNLTSGTAADMAGLRAGDSYRLTTVLPDQPSIQALVRATPGSADTPRIADPPDDLVAAVDEATAGAGSPGARLVAAVDWLRASGYISHGLSPDEPASRSGHSLDRLAELVDAPLMIGDAEQYAVAAALVAHRIGFPVRVVMGFAPESAGADGATIVRGSDVTAWIEVETAEHGWVAIDPVPPPRPIPDEEPQDPTTVSRPESIVPPPADRPDPREDQTEADTTAEEPVAPDLGLAALLQVLRVIGIGALALLVLLSPFLLVLAAKARRRHLRRTAPSALGRIRGGWDEFADLVVDHGLPVSPAATRSEVAAVVGTLPSRVLAAVVDRAVFAPGQPADADAERVWNTVTELRSALDSGRSRRARLRARVSLRSLGGGKARNVLRRSGAGR; encoded by the coding sequence ATGAGCGGCCCCGACGAGACGCGCGGCGCGGCGCGGGGCGGGAGCCTCGCGGACGTCTTCCAGCTGTGGCTGACGATGGGCATCGCGTCGATGGCGCTGTGGCCCATCTACCGCTCGCCTCAGTTCCTGGTGCTCGCGGCCGTGGCGATCGTCCTCGGCACGCTCATCGCGGCGCTCTCGGCGCGGATGCGCTGGCCGGGCTGGGTCTCGATCATCGTGACGACGGCGGTGTTCGCGCTCGTGGGCGTGCCGCTCGCGGTGCCGGACAAAGCAGTCGGGGGAGTGCTGCCCTCTCCCGACGGACTCGCCGATCTGTTCGCGGGGGTCGCGCTCGGCTGGAAGCAGCTGCTCACCATCACGCTGCCCGTGGGCGACTACCAGGCGCTCCTCGTTCCTGCGCTCGTGCTGCTGCTCGGGGGAACGGTGGTCGCGGGAACCATCGCGTTCCGTGCGCGGTTGGGGGAGTTCGCCGCGGTCATCCCTGCCGTCGTGTTCGTCGTGGGCATCGCCTTCGGGCCCTCGGATGCGCCGCTGCCGCCCGTCGTCGGCGTCGCGATGCTCATCGTGTGCGTGGCGTGGGGCAGCTGGCGACGGTGGCGGAGGCGGCGTGAGGTGACCAGGCGGTTCGCGCGCGACGCCGCATCCGGCCCCCTGCGCTTCGGCGTCGAGGCGCGTACCCTCGTCGCGGCGGTCGCGATCCTCGCCGTCACGGCGACGGGAGCCGTCGCTGCTGTCGCCGCGCTTCCCCCGCATCGCGAGCGCGACGTGCTGCGCAACGCCGTCGCGCAGCCGTTCGACCCCCGCGACTACGCGAGCCCTCTCGCAGAGTTCCGACGCTACCTCCGTGATGACCGCGTCGACGAGGTCATGCTGCGCGTCGAGGGACTCCCGAGCGGCGCGCGCATGCGCATCGCGACGCTGGACAGCTTCGACGGCGTCGTCTACGCCGTCGGCAGCGCGACCGTCGACTCCGCCTCGGGGACGTTCGTGCGGCTCCCGTCGGCCGTGCCGAGGCCGGAGCTCTCCGGGCAGCGCGTCGAGCTCGACATCGCGGTGGACGCGTACACCGGCGTGTGGGTGCCGACCGTGGGCGACCTCGTGAGCGTCACCTTCACGGGCCCTCGTGCGGTCGCGCTCGATGACGGCCTCGCCGTCAACCTCACCAGCGGCACCGCCGCCGACATGGCTGGGCTCCGTGCGGGCGACAGCTACCGGCTCACGACCGTGCTTCCCGACCAGCCCAGCATCCAGGCGCTCGTCCGCGCCACCCCGGGCAGCGCGGACACTCCGCGCATCGCGGATCCACCCGACGACCTCGTCGCCGCTGTCGATGAGGCCACAGCCGGAGCGGGGAGCCCCGGCGCGCGCCTCGTCGCTGCGGTGGACTGGCTGCGCGCGAGCGGGTACATCAGTCACGGCCTCTCGCCCGACGAGCCCGCGAGCAGGTCGGGGCATTCGCTCGACCGTCTCGCTGAGCTCGTCGACGCGCCGCTCATGATCGGCGACGCCGAACAGTATGCGGTCGCGGCCGCGCTCGTCGCGCACCGCATCGGGTTCCCGGTGCGCGTCGTCATGGGGTTCGCCCCCGAATCCGCGGGCGCGGACGGCGCGACGATCGTGCGGGGCTCTGACGTCACCGCGTGGATCGAGGTCGAGACGGCCGAGCATGGCTGGGTGGCGATCGATCCGGTGCCCCCGCCGCGGCCGATCCCGGACGAGGAGCCGCAGGATCCGACGACTGTCTCGCGGCCGGAGTCGATCGTGCCCCCGCCCGCCGACCGACCCGACCCGCGCGAGGATCAGACCGAGGCCGACACGACGGCCGAGGAGCCGGTGGCTCCCGACCTCGGGCTCGCAGCGCTGCTGCAGGTGCTGCGCGTCATCGGCATCGGAGCGCTTGCCCTGCTCGTGCTGCTGTCGCCCTTCCTGCTCGTCCTCGCGGCGAAGGCCCGGCGCCGGCACCTGCGACGCACCGCACCGTCCGCGCTCGGGCGGATTCGCGGCGGGTGGGACGAATTCGCCGACCTCGTGGTCGACCACGGGCTCCCCGTCTCACCCGCGGCGACCCGGTCCGAGGTGGCCGCCGTCGTCGGGACGCTCCCGTCTCGTGTGCTCGCGGCGGTGGTGGATCGCGCGGTCTTCGCCCCCGGTCAGCCCGCAGACGCTGACGCCGAACGCGTCTGGAACACCGTCACCGAGCTGCGGAGCGCGCTCGATTCCGGACGCTCGCGCCGGGCGCGACTGCGTGCGCGGGTCTCTCTGCGATCCCTCGGCGGGGGCAAGGCGCGCAACGTGCTGAGACGTTCCGGAGCCGGCCGATGA
- a CDS encoding MoxR family ATPase gives MTMTPEQASGFHDVFGRLVAGVEHVLLGKTFVVRLGFIALFSEGHLLLEDFPGTGKTSLARAIAQSVEGSSNRIQFTPDLLPGDITGVSIYDQRTGGFDFHPGPVFSNVVLADEINRASPKTQAALLEVMEEGRVTVDGATRAVGSPFMVIATQNPIEQAGTYRLPEAQLDRFLLKASIGYPDHASTVRILEGAGTRAHDTIVPAVISAAEVVEYAALVRTVHVDPSINDYVSRLIEATRSATEVRLGVSVRGALALIRAAKTLAAASGRHYVVPDDVKSLAEPVLAHRLVLDPEAEFDGVTSSSIIAQLLLETPPPSDRQAV, from the coding sequence ATGACGATGACGCCAGAGCAGGCGAGCGGATTCCACGACGTCTTCGGACGACTCGTGGCAGGCGTCGAGCACGTCCTGCTCGGCAAGACGTTCGTCGTGCGCCTCGGCTTCATCGCGCTCTTCAGCGAAGGACACCTCCTGCTGGAGGACTTCCCGGGCACGGGCAAGACCTCGCTCGCCCGCGCGATCGCGCAGAGCGTCGAAGGCTCCTCCAACCGCATCCAGTTCACCCCTGATCTGCTTCCCGGCGACATCACGGGCGTGAGCATCTACGACCAGCGCACGGGTGGATTCGACTTCCACCCCGGCCCGGTGTTCTCCAACGTCGTGCTCGCCGACGAGATCAACCGGGCGAGCCCCAAGACGCAGGCTGCGCTGCTCGAGGTCATGGAAGAAGGGCGCGTCACTGTCGACGGAGCGACACGTGCCGTCGGCAGCCCTTTCATGGTCATCGCCACCCAGAACCCCATCGAGCAGGCCGGCACCTACCGACTGCCGGAGGCTCAGCTGGACCGCTTCCTGCTCAAGGCCTCGATCGGCTACCCCGACCACGCATCGACCGTGCGCATCCTCGAAGGCGCGGGAACGCGTGCGCACGACACGATCGTGCCTGCCGTCATCAGCGCGGCGGAGGTCGTCGAGTACGCCGCCCTCGTGCGCACCGTCCACGTCGATCCGTCGATCAACGACTACGTCTCACGGCTCATCGAGGCGACGCGCTCGGCGACCGAGGTGCGGCTCGGCGTGAGCGTGCGCGGCGCCCTCGCACTCATCCGCGCCGCAAAGACCCTCGCCGCAGCCAGCGGTCGGCACTACGTCGTGCCCGACGACGTCAAGTCGCTCGCCGAGCCCGTGCTCGCGCACCGGCTCGTGCTCGACCCGGAAGCCGAATTCGACGGCGTCACCTCATCGAGCATCATCGCGCAGCTCCTGCTCGAGACGCCGCCCCCGAGCGATCGGCAAGCCGTGTGA